The Solanum pennellii chromosome 11, SPENNV200 genome contains a region encoding:
- the LOC107004119 gene encoding hippocampus abundant transcript-like protein 1 isoform X1, whose translation MEGNISREQLKIIMHLLLPLCIYWTAEEMSVSIIADITTNALCPSKSTCSQAIYINGLQQMVVGICKMVVIPVLGQLADEYGRKPLLLLIVSTAIFPSAILAIDESKGFVYAYYVLRMISHIMSQGSIFCISAAYAADILDGRSRAAAFGWMHGILSLSHVLGNFLARLLPGSYIFEVSVALLIIAPMYMLIFLTETVKLTADVNQHLRWSSKAYQLVQDRYSSMRYALHVVTSSSTLKCICLVSFFYDMGMSGISSVLMYYLKSAFDFNKNQFSEILMMVGVGSIITQMLVFPLVNPLVGEKVVLRIALLASITYALLYGLAWASWVPYFGALFRMVYILERPSTNALVSKASSSSDQGKTQGVVAGAEAIGSFLAPLVMSPLTSWFLSSNAPFNCKGFSLICAAFALAMAFYFAWILPEAPSTQEENGESVETPLLA comes from the exons atggaGGGTAATATAAGTAGAGAgcaattgaaaataattatgcatttaCTGTTACCATTATGTATTTATTGGACTGCTGAAGAGATGTCTGTGTCTATTATTGCTGATATTACTACTAATGCTCTTTGTCCTTCAAAATCCACTTGCTCTCAAGCTATTTACATCAATGGTCTTCAACAAatg GTGGTTGGAATTTGCAAAATGGTTGTCATTCCAGTCCTTGGTCAACTAGCTGATGAGTACGGGCGTAAACCTCTACTCCTTTTAATCGTATCTACTGCTATTTTTCCCAGTG CTATATTGGCTATAGACGAGTCGAAAGGATTCGTCTATGCTTATTACGTGCTGcggatgatttctcatatcatgagTCAAGGAAGTATTTTCTGCATTTCTGCAGCTTATGCA GCAGATATTCTTGATGGTAGAAGCAGGGCTGCAGCTTTCGGTTGGATGCACGGAATTTTATCTTTATCGCATGTTTTGGGAAACTTTCTTGCTCGTTTGCTTCCTGGATCCTACATATTCGAG GTTTCGGTGGCACTTTTGATCATTGCTCCAATGTACATGCTAATCTTTCTTACCGAGACAGTTAAATTAACTGCAGACGTTAACCAACATTTACGTTGGTCAAGCAAGGCATACCAACTTGTTCAGGATCGGTATAGCTCAATGAGATACGCATTACATGTGGTAACAAGCAG TTCAACTCTCAAGTGCATTTGTCTTGTTTCGTTCTTCTATGACATGGGAATGTCTGGTATCAGCAGTGTATTAATG TACTATCTGAAGTCAGCATTTGATTTCAACAAAAACCAATTCTCGGAAATTCTGATGATGGTGGGAGTAGGTTCAATTATCACTCAG ATGCTGGTTTTTCCTCTAGTCAACCCATTAGTTGGAGAAAAAGTGGTACTCAGAATCGCCTTGCTTGCATCAATCACATAC GCATTGCTTTACGGCTTGGCATGGGCATCGTGG GTGCCTTACTTTGGTGCTTTATTTCGGATGGTTTATATACTAGAGCGCCCTTCT ACTAATGCTCTTGTATCTAAAGCATCAAGCTCATCTGATCAG GGCAAAACTCAAGGAGTAGTTGCTGGTGCAGAAGCAATTGGAAGTTTTTTAGCTCCTCTTGTAATGAGTCCATTGACCT CTTGGTTCTTGTCTAGCAATGCACCTTTCAACTGCAAAGGTTTCAGCTTGATCTGTGCAGCTTTTGCTTTG GCGATGGCATTTTATTTTGCTTGGATACTACCAGAAGCACCATCAACACAAGAAGAAAATGGAGAAAGCGTAGAAACGCCGCTTCTGGCATAA
- the LOC107004119 gene encoding hippocampus abundant transcript-like protein 1 isoform X2 encodes MVVIPVLGQLADEYGRKPLLLLIVSTAIFPSAILAIDESKGFVYAYYVLRMISHIMSQGSIFCISAAYAADILDGRSRAAAFGWMHGILSLSHVLGNFLARLLPGSYIFEVSVALLIIAPMYMLIFLTETVKLTADVNQHLRWSSKAYQLVQDRYSSMRYALHVVTSSSTLKCICLVSFFYDMGMSGISSVLMYYLKSAFDFNKNQFSEILMMVGVGSIITQMLVFPLVNPLVGEKVVLRIALLASITYALLYGLAWASWVPYFGALFRMVYILERPSTNALVSKASSSSDQGKTQGVVAGAEAIGSFLAPLVMSPLTSWFLSSNAPFNCKGFSLICAAFALAMAFYFAWILPEAPSTQEENGESVETPLLA; translated from the exons ATGGTTGTCATTCCAGTCCTTGGTCAACTAGCTGATGAGTACGGGCGTAAACCTCTACTCCTTTTAATCGTATCTACTGCTATTTTTCCCAGTG CTATATTGGCTATAGACGAGTCGAAAGGATTCGTCTATGCTTATTACGTGCTGcggatgatttctcatatcatgagTCAAGGAAGTATTTTCTGCATTTCTGCAGCTTATGCA GCAGATATTCTTGATGGTAGAAGCAGGGCTGCAGCTTTCGGTTGGATGCACGGAATTTTATCTTTATCGCATGTTTTGGGAAACTTTCTTGCTCGTTTGCTTCCTGGATCCTACATATTCGAG GTTTCGGTGGCACTTTTGATCATTGCTCCAATGTACATGCTAATCTTTCTTACCGAGACAGTTAAATTAACTGCAGACGTTAACCAACATTTACGTTGGTCAAGCAAGGCATACCAACTTGTTCAGGATCGGTATAGCTCAATGAGATACGCATTACATGTGGTAACAAGCAG TTCAACTCTCAAGTGCATTTGTCTTGTTTCGTTCTTCTATGACATGGGAATGTCTGGTATCAGCAGTGTATTAATG TACTATCTGAAGTCAGCATTTGATTTCAACAAAAACCAATTCTCGGAAATTCTGATGATGGTGGGAGTAGGTTCAATTATCACTCAG ATGCTGGTTTTTCCTCTAGTCAACCCATTAGTTGGAGAAAAAGTGGTACTCAGAATCGCCTTGCTTGCATCAATCACATAC GCATTGCTTTACGGCTTGGCATGGGCATCGTGG GTGCCTTACTTTGGTGCTTTATTTCGGATGGTTTATATACTAGAGCGCCCTTCT ACTAATGCTCTTGTATCTAAAGCATCAAGCTCATCTGATCAG GGCAAAACTCAAGGAGTAGTTGCTGGTGCAGAAGCAATTGGAAGTTTTTTAGCTCCTCTTGTAATGAGTCCATTGACCT CTTGGTTCTTGTCTAGCAATGCACCTTTCAACTGCAAAGGTTTCAGCTTGATCTGTGCAGCTTTTGCTTTG GCGATGGCATTTTATTTTGCTTGGATACTACCAGAAGCACCATCAACACAAGAAGAAAATGGAGAAAGCGTAGAAACGCCGCTTCTGGCATAA
- the LOC107003535 gene encoding zinc finger A20 and AN1 domain-containing stress-associated protein 4, whose amino-acid sequence MAEEQRMQEGGGHRLCANNCGFFGSPTTLNLCSKCYKDHCMKEQQSRTAQLAMEKTRPQQQQQQQSESTSTYIPCTKPLPILEVSQPRETEIATRAPQVQSDTAAEVPQVQSDTVAEVPQVHTQLNDVADQAPQVQSNRCATCRKRVGLTGFKCRCGVTFCGSHRYPEHHGCTFDYKSMGKMAIAMANPLVKAEKLHKI is encoded by the coding sequence atggcGGAAGAACAAAGGATGCAAGAAGGAGGAGGACATAGGCTATGTGCTAATAATTGTGGTTTCTTTGGTAGCCCAACAACTTTGAACCTTTGTTCCAAATGCTACAAGGATCATTGCATGAAAGAACAACAATCGCGAACCGCTCAGCTCGCAATGGAAAAGACTCGTccccaacaacaacaacaacaacaatctgAATCAACGTCTACGTACATACCATGTACAAAGCCGTTACCAATTCTTGAAGTCTCACAACCACGAGAGACAGAGATTGCAACTAGGGCTCCTCAGGTGCAGTCAGATACTGCAGCTGAGGTTCCTCAGGTGCAATCAGATACTGTAGCTGAGGTTCCTCAGGTGCATACACAATTAAATGATGTAGCTGATCAAGCTCCTCAAGTGCAGTCAAATCGTTGTGCCACGTGTCGAAAACGGGTCGGTTTAACGGGTTTCAAGTGTAGGTGTGGGGTCACATTTTGTGGTTCACATAGGTACCCTGAGCATCATGGTTGCACCTTTGACTATAAGTCAATGGGAAAGATGGCAATTGCCATGGCTAATCCATTGGTTAAGGCTGAAAAGCTACacaaaatttga